A section of the Thauera chlorobenzoica genome encodes:
- a CDS encoding efflux RND transporter permease subunit gives MHAPVTDSSNVVPTDAAARPAAPGLLDRVIDWSARNVFLVLLATLFLIGGGVYAVKHTPLDALPDLSDVQVIVYTDYPGQAPQVVEDQVTYPLTTSMLAVPRAKVVRGFSMFGASYVYVIFEDGTDIYWARSRVLEYLSSAAGRLPQGVSPQIGPDATGVGWVYQYAVLGRDMSLADTRSVQDWYVRYQLTKAQGVSEVASLGGFVREYQVTVDPLRLAGYGITLDAVTQAIRASNRDVGGRVVELAEKEYMVRGRGYLRSVEDIADIVLKAERGTPVRVGDVARVELVPAERRGIAELNGEGEVASGIVMARFGQNALDVIANVKAKIAEIAPGLPAGTEIVPVYDRSELIERAIANLKWTLLEESLIVAAVCVIFLLHVRSALVAIITLPLGILFAFIAMRSLGLGSNIMSLGGIAIAIGAMVDAAIVMIENAHKHIERLPAGATQKQRGAAIVLACKEVGPALFFSLLIITVSFLPVFALEGQEGRLFSPLAFTKTFAMAGAALLSVTLVPVLMLFFVRGRILPEAKNPVNRFLIWVYRPIIQGVLRFKLVTLVLAVLAMAATLVPARQIGSEFMPTLNEGTLFYMPAALPGMSVTEAGRLLATTNRIIKTFPEVESVYGKAGRANTATDPAPLEMFETVINLKPQDQWRPGVTTDTLIAEMDAALKFPGLANSWTMPIKARIDMLSTGIRTPVGVKVFGKDLETLEKVAQAVEAAVRKVPGASSAYAERVAGGYYVDIVPRRDQLARYGLTIDRVQDVIATALGGEMVTTTVEGLERYGVSVRYARGLRDDPARLASDVYVPTMNGPIPLGQVAEVKLTRGAPGIRTENALLAAYVYVDTREADLGAFVKRAQQAVAEAVAFPQGYYATWSGQFENMERAKEKMKVVVPVTLMLIFVLLYLNFRRLTETLIVMLSVPFALVGGVWLMWWLDYQMSVAVAVGFIALAGVAAETGVIMLIYLDHAWQEVRARCQAEGRAAGVADLYEAIMEGAVERVRPKMMTVVAIMAGLLPIMWSSGTGSEVMSRIAAPMVGGMVSSTVLTLAVIPALYALVKQWELRRSAKTAPAQALVTVSNL, from the coding sequence ATGCATGCCCCTGTGACAGACTCTTCGAACGTCGTGCCAACCGACGCGGCAGCCAGACCGGCAGCACCCGGCCTGCTCGACCGCGTCATCGACTGGTCGGCGCGCAACGTCTTCCTGGTACTGCTGGCCACGCTGTTCCTGATCGGGGGTGGCGTGTATGCGGTCAAGCACACGCCGCTCGACGCGCTGCCCGACCTGTCCGACGTGCAGGTGATCGTCTACACCGACTACCCCGGCCAGGCGCCGCAGGTGGTCGAGGACCAGGTCACCTATCCGCTCACCACCTCGATGCTGGCGGTGCCGCGGGCGAAGGTGGTGCGCGGCTTCTCGATGTTCGGTGCCTCCTATGTGTATGTGATCTTCGAGGACGGCACCGACATCTACTGGGCGCGCTCGCGCGTGCTCGAGTACCTGAGCTCGGCCGCCGGCCGCCTGCCGCAGGGGGTGTCGCCGCAGATCGGGCCGGACGCCACCGGCGTGGGCTGGGTCTACCAATATGCGGTGCTCGGCCGCGACATGAGCCTGGCCGACACCCGCAGCGTGCAGGACTGGTACGTGCGCTACCAGCTCACCAAGGCGCAAGGCGTGTCCGAGGTGGCGAGCCTGGGCGGCTTCGTGCGCGAGTACCAGGTCACCGTCGATCCGCTGCGCCTGGCCGGCTACGGCATCACCCTCGATGCGGTGACGCAGGCGATCCGCGCCTCCAACCGCGACGTCGGCGGCCGGGTCGTCGAACTCGCCGAAAAGGAATACATGGTGCGCGGGCGCGGTTACCTGCGCAGCGTGGAAGACATCGCCGACATCGTGTTGAAGGCCGAGCGCGGCACCCCGGTGCGGGTGGGCGACGTCGCCCGCGTCGAGCTGGTGCCGGCCGAGCGGCGCGGCATCGCCGAGCTCAACGGCGAAGGCGAGGTCGCCTCCGGCATCGTCATGGCGCGCTTCGGCCAGAACGCGCTCGACGTGATCGCCAACGTCAAGGCCAAGATCGCCGAGATCGCTCCCGGCCTGCCCGCGGGCACCGAGATCGTGCCGGTGTACGACCGCTCCGAGCTGATCGAGCGTGCAATCGCCAACCTGAAATGGACCCTGCTCGAGGAGAGCCTGATCGTCGCCGCGGTGTGCGTGATCTTCCTGCTCCATGTGCGCAGCGCGCTGGTGGCGATCATCACCCTGCCGCTCGGGATCCTGTTCGCCTTCATCGCCATGCGTTCGCTCGGCCTGGGCTCGAACATCATGAGTCTGGGCGGCATCGCGATCGCGATCGGGGCGATGGTCGATGCGGCGATCGTGATGATCGAGAACGCGCACAAGCACATCGAGCGGCTGCCCGCAGGCGCGACCCAGAAGCAGCGCGGCGCCGCGATCGTGCTCGCGTGCAAGGAGGTCGGGCCGGCGCTGTTCTTCTCGCTGCTGATCATTACCGTCTCCTTCCTGCCGGTGTTCGCGCTCGAAGGCCAGGAGGGGCGGCTGTTCTCGCCGCTCGCCTTCACCAAGACCTTCGCCATGGCCGGCGCCGCGCTGCTGTCGGTGACCCTGGTGCCGGTGCTGATGCTGTTCTTCGTGCGCGGGCGGATCCTGCCCGAGGCGAAGAACCCGGTGAACCGCTTCCTGATCTGGGTGTACCGGCCGATCATCCAGGGCGTGCTGAGGTTCAAGCTCGTCACGCTGGTGCTGGCCGTGCTGGCGATGGCCGCGACCCTGGTGCCCGCACGCCAGATCGGCTCGGAGTTCATGCCGACCTTGAACGAAGGCACGCTGTTCTACATGCCGGCGGCGCTGCCGGGGATGTCGGTGACCGAAGCCGGGCGCCTGCTCGCTACCACCAACCGCATCATCAAGACTTTCCCCGAAGTGGAATCGGTCTACGGCAAGGCCGGCCGCGCCAACACTGCGACCGATCCGGCGCCACTCGAGATGTTCGAGACCGTGATCAACTTGAAGCCGCAGGACCAGTGGCGCCCAGGAGTGACGACCGACACCCTGATCGCCGAGATGGACGCCGCGCTCAAGTTCCCCGGCCTCGCCAACTCGTGGACGATGCCGATCAAGGCCCGCATCGACATGCTCAGCACCGGCATCCGCACCCCGGTGGGGGTGAAGGTGTTCGGCAAGGACCTGGAGACGCTGGAGAAAGTCGCCCAGGCGGTGGAAGCGGCGGTGCGCAAGGTCCCCGGCGCGAGCAGCGCCTACGCCGAGCGCGTGGCCGGCGGCTACTACGTGGACATCGTGCCGCGCCGCGACCAGCTCGCGCGCTACGGGCTCACCATCGACAGGGTGCAGGACGTGATCGCCACCGCGCTCGGCGGCGAGATGGTGACGACCACGGTCGAGGGCCTGGAGCGCTACGGCGTGTCGGTGCGCTACGCGCGCGGCCTGCGCGACGATCCGGCACGCCTTGCGTCCGACGTCTATGTGCCGACGATGAACGGCCCGATCCCGCTCGGCCAGGTCGCCGAAGTGAAGCTGACCCGCGGCGCGCCCGGCATCCGCACCGAAAACGCGCTGCTCGCGGCCTATGTGTATGTCGACACCCGCGAGGCCGACCTCGGCGCCTTCGTCAAGCGCGCGCAGCAGGCGGTGGCCGAAGCAGTCGCCTTCCCGCAGGGCTACTACGCCACCTGGAGCGGTCAGTTCGAGAACATGGAGCGGGCCAAGGAGAAGATGAAGGTCGTCGTGCCGGTGACCTTGATGCTGATCTTCGTGCTGCTGTACCTCAACTTCCGGCGGCTCACCGAAACGCTGATCGTGATGCTGTCGGTGCCCTTCGCGCTGGTGGGCGGGGTGTGGCTGATGTGGTGGCTGGACTACCAGATGAGCGTGGCGGTGGCGGTCGGCTTCATCGCGCTCGCCGGGGTGGCCGCCGAGACCGGCGTGATCATGCTGATCTACCTCGATCACGCGTGGCAAGAGGTCCGTGCGCGCTGCCAGGCTGAAGGCCGCGCGGCCGGGGTCGCCGATCTGTACGAAGCGATCATGGAAGGCGCGGTCGAGCGCGTGCGGCCGAAGATGATGACCGTGGTCGCGATCATGGCCGGCCTGTTGCCGATCATGTGGAGCAGCGGCACCGGCAGCGAGGTGATGAGCCGTATCGCCGCACCGATGGTCGGCGGCATGGTGTCCTCGACCGTGCTGACGCTGGCGGTGATTCCGGCGCTGTATGCGCTGGTCAAGCAGTGGGAGTTGCGCCGCAGCGCCAAGACAGCACCCGCGCAGGCGCTGGTCACGGTGTCGAATTTGTAA
- a CDS encoding methyltransferase family protein, translating to MNETSSYGLWSLVIINSLFFIAFAFSFTRPRTSRDWRSLGAYSAFILALFTEMYGFPLTIYLLSGWLSSKFPGIDFFAHDSGHLLEVMFGWSSNPHFGPFHLLSTLFIVGGFWLLAKAWPVLLEAQRTRRVADSGPYARIRHPQYVAFVLVMFGFLLQWPTLITLIMFPVLLIVYARLARREELDAIEAFGDAYRSYRERTPAFIPRLR from the coding sequence ATGAATGAGACGTCGAGTTACGGCTTGTGGTCACTGGTCATCATCAACTCGCTGTTCTTCATCGCCTTCGCCTTCAGCTTCACGCGTCCCCGCACAAGCCGGGACTGGCGATCCTTGGGCGCTTACTCGGCCTTCATCCTGGCGCTCTTCACCGAGATGTACGGCTTTCCGTTGACGATCTACCTGCTCTCGGGGTGGCTGTCTTCGAAATTTCCGGGAATCGATTTTTTTGCCCACGACTCAGGGCACCTCTTGGAGGTCATGTTCGGATGGAGCAGTAACCCGCACTTCGGCCCGTTTCACCTCTTGAGCACCTTGTTCATCGTCGGTGGCTTCTGGCTCCTGGCAAAGGCCTGGCCCGTACTCCTCGAGGCTCAGCGCACCCGCCGCGTCGCCGACAGCGGCCCCTACGCCCGCATTCGACACCCGCAATACGTCGCGTTCGTTCTGGTCATGTTCGGCTTCTTGCTGCAGTGGCCGACCTTGATCACGCTGATCATGTTCCCGGTTCTGTTGATCGTGTACGCCAGGCTTGCCCGCCGGGAAGAGCTCGACGCGATCGAGGCGTTCGGGGACGCCTATCGCTCATACCGCGAGCGCACGCCGGCGTTCATTCCTCGCCTGCGGTAG
- a CDS encoding cupredoxin domain-containing protein → MKSRRRFLATSLAAGVLAVHRSAFAHGNAEHAAKAASAPPSEQLDWGIAGDGRSVSRTIAIVMTDEMRFVPGHIEVRLGETIRFTHENRGAVMHEMVVGTPATLAEHAELMQRFPGMEHDEPWMAHVAPGGRGEMIWHFNSAGEFQFACLIPGHFQAGMIGTIKVG, encoded by the coding sequence ATGAAAAGTCGTCGCCGATTTCTGGCCACCAGCCTTGCCGCCGGTGTGCTTGCCGTTCACCGCAGCGCGTTCGCCCATGGCAATGCCGAGCATGCCGCCAAAGCCGCGTCCGCGCCCCCCAGCGAGCAGCTGGACTGGGGGATTGCGGGCGATGGGAGATCGGTCTCGCGCACGATCGCCATCGTGATGACCGATGAAATGCGCTTCGTACCCGGCCACATCGAGGTCCGCCTGGGCGAGACGATCCGCTTCACCCACGAGAATCGAGGCGCGGTGATGCACGAGATGGTGGTCGGCACGCCCGCGACGCTTGCCGAGCACGCGGAGCTGATGCAGCGCTTCCCCGGGATGGAACATGACGAGCCATGGATGGCGCATGTCGCGCCCGGCGGGCGCGGCGAGATGATCTGGCACTTCAACAGTGCGGGGGAGTTCCAGTTCGCCTGCCTGATCCCCGGCCATTTCCAGGCCGGGATGATCGGCACGATCAAGGTTGGCTGA
- a CDS encoding c-type cytochrome: protein MSMTGACLGRGVVIAALSGVLISSAAAQGWKIPQPSPGLMPNPAQGKGLYAQHCAACHGTDLKGSDKGPPMLHKVYEPSHHADIAFQLAVANGVRAHHWQFGDMAPVPGLTSDEVAHVTAFIRGEQRKVGIR from the coding sequence ATGTCGATGACAGGGGCGTGCCTTGGCCGTGGCGTCGTCATCGCGGCGCTTTCGGGCGTCTTGATTTCGAGCGCAGCGGCGCAAGGCTGGAAGATCCCGCAGCCCTCTCCGGGGCTGATGCCCAATCCGGCGCAAGGAAAGGGACTCTACGCACAGCACTGTGCCGCTTGCCATGGGACCGACCTCAAGGGCTCGGACAAGGGGCCGCCCATGCTCCATAAGGTCTACGAACCCAGTCATCACGCCGATATCGCCTTTCAGTTGGCGGTAGCGAACGGTGTGCGCGCCCACCACTGGCAGTTCGGCGACATGGCACCTGTTCCCGGCCTGACGTCGGACGAGGTCGCTCATGTCACGGCATTCATCCGTGGTGAACAGCGCAAGGTCGGCATTCGATAA
- a CDS encoding efflux RND transporter periplasmic adaptor subunit, protein MTAIAVGVAIAAGAGYGVAHLQNTGNPVPPIGASQAQADRAAPAEGERKILYYRNPMGLPDTSPVPKKDSMGMDYIPVYADDKPDDSGAVAVSPVRIQTLGVKTAEVELRAVDAAVRASGRIEIDERTQVVVAPRFEGWIERLHVNAVGDPVNKGQPLFTAYSPELQSTGEELRIAERLARQSAAHDPVASESARRLAEATRTRLRNLEVAGQAGARQVFHAPVSGVVLDKMAIEGGRFMPGEALFRIADLSKVWIIADVYEQDLARVRVGQAAQVTLDAYPGRSFAARVDYLYPTLDAATRSTRMRLELDNPEGLLRPGMFAQVALAAGDATPKAVVPTSAIIDDGERRVVLLALGEGRFKPQPVKLGERGREVVEVLEGVATGDRVVVSANFLIDSESQLKAALSNLVEPDAGDQSQASPTRYEAQGTFDALDAEGGSVTMTHGEIPALQWPAMTMDFMIADPALVKSIAPGSPVRFVFEAGEPGEYIITGIEPVAGTAPAPSAGGHGGH, encoded by the coding sequence ATGACGGCGATCGCGGTGGGCGTGGCGATTGCCGCAGGCGCAGGGTACGGGGTTGCGCACCTGCAAAATACCGGAAATCCAGTTCCGCCGATCGGCGCAAGCCAGGCGCAGGCCGATCGCGCGGCCCCGGCCGAAGGCGAACGCAAGATCCTCTATTACCGCAACCCGATGGGCCTGCCCGATACCTCGCCGGTGCCGAAGAAGGATTCGATGGGCATGGACTACATCCCGGTCTATGCCGACGACAAACCGGACGATAGCGGCGCGGTGGCGGTCAGTCCGGTGCGCATCCAGACCCTGGGGGTGAAGACCGCCGAGGTCGAACTGCGCGCGGTGGACGCCGCGGTGCGTGCCAGCGGCCGGATCGAGATCGACGAGCGCACCCAGGTCGTGGTCGCGCCGCGCTTCGAGGGCTGGATCGAACGCCTGCACGTGAATGCGGTGGGCGATCCGGTGAACAAGGGCCAGCCGCTGTTCACCGCCTACAGCCCCGAGTTGCAATCGACCGGTGAGGAATTGCGCATCGCCGAGCGCCTGGCCCGCCAGAGCGCCGCCCACGACCCGGTCGCCAGCGAATCCGCCCGGCGCCTGGCCGAGGCGACGCGGACGCGCCTGCGCAATCTGGAGGTGGCCGGCCAGGCCGGGGCGCGCCAGGTCTTCCACGCCCCGGTGAGTGGCGTGGTACTGGACAAGATGGCGATCGAGGGCGGGCGCTTCATGCCCGGCGAGGCGCTGTTCCGCATCGCCGACCTGTCGAAGGTGTGGATCATCGCCGACGTCTACGAGCAGGACCTCGCCCGCGTGCGGGTCGGACAGGCGGCGCAGGTCACCCTCGACGCCTACCCGGGGCGCAGCTTCGCGGCGCGGGTCGATTATCTCTATCCGACGCTCGACGCGGCGACGCGCAGCACCCGCATGCGCCTCGAACTCGACAACCCGGAGGGCCTGCTGCGCCCGGGGATGTTCGCCCAGGTCGCGCTCGCGGCCGGCGACGCCACCCCGAAGGCGGTGGTGCCGACCTCGGCGATCATCGACGATGGCGAGCGCCGGGTCGTGCTGCTCGCGCTCGGCGAAGGGCGCTTCAAGCCGCAGCCGGTGAAGCTGGGCGAGCGCGGCCGCGAGGTGGTCGAGGTGCTCGAAGGCGTGGCGACGGGCGATCGCGTCGTGGTGTCAGCCAACTTCCTGATCGACTCGGAAAGCCAGCTCAAGGCGGCACTCTCCAACTTGGTCGAGCCCGATGCCGGCGATCAGTCCCAAGCGAGCCCGACCCGTTACGAAGCGCAAGGGACGTTCGATGCACTCGACGCCGAAGGCGGCAGCGTGACGATGACGCATGGCGAGATCCCGGCCCTCCAGTGGCCGGCGATGACCATGGACTTCATGATTGCCGATCCGGCGCTGGTGAAGAGCATCGCCCCAGGCTCGCCGGTGCGGTTCGTCTTCGAGGCGGGTGAGCCAGGCGAGTACATCATCACCGGGATCGAGCCGGTTGCAGGCACTGCGCCTGCACCGAGCGCCGGCGGTCACGGGGGGCACTGA
- a CDS encoding heavy metal translocating P-type ATPase, producing the protein MTHEHSQGGHSGHTHRHDHASTGNDTDPVCGMTVKPDSPYRVIHAGHEYRFCSAKCQGKFETDPARYLAPETSQPSTEPAPVPGTEYTCPMHPEIRQIGPGTCPKCGMTLEPVMPGLEDEDNPELADFRRRFWWTLPLTVIVTAIAMSGGVFDPMLGAARPWVELALATPVVLWSGWPFFVRCAQSIGNRSPNMWTLIGLGVGAAYLYSVVATVAPEVFPASFRMGEHVAVYFEAAAVIISLTLLGQVLELKARSETGAAIKALLGLAPKTARRIRADGTEEDIPLTHVHPGDRLRIRPGEKVPVDGSVAEGESAVDESMLTGEPIPVTKRPGDKVIGATLNTSGALVMVAEKIGAQTMLSQIVQMVAQAQRSRAPMQRLADVVAGWFVIVVVLIALTTFVVWGLFGPQPSWAYGLINAVAVLIIACPCALGLATPMSVMVATGKAATQGVLFRDAAAIESLRKVDTLIVDKTGTLTEGRPAFHSVVAAPGGTEADVLRIAASLDQGSEHPLAQAIVSEARERGLALSTPDTFESSSGIGVRGTVDGQRVVLGNTALMDDERIDWRGLAERAEALRLEGASVMYLAAEGVLVGLIAVADPIKASTPEALDALRASGLRIIMATGDGLTTARAVGARLGIDEVYGEVKPADKNELVGKLQAEGHIVAMAGDGINDAPALARANVGIAMGTGTDVAMNSAHLTLVKGDLRGIATARSISVATVRNMHQNLVFAFLYNAAGVPIAAGVLYPAFGLLLSPLIAALAMSFSSASVVGNALRLGRKRI; encoded by the coding sequence ATGACCCACGAACATTCGCAGGGTGGCCATTCCGGCCACACTCATCGCCACGATCATGCATCGACAGGCAATGACACCGATCCGGTCTGCGGCATGACGGTAAAGCCCGACTCTCCGTATCGGGTCATTCACGCCGGACACGAATACCGGTTCTGCAGTGCGAAGTGCCAAGGCAAGTTCGAGACTGATCCGGCGCGGTATCTGGCACCGGAGACAAGTCAGCCTTCAACGGAACCCGCACCGGTGCCCGGCACGGAGTACACCTGCCCGATGCATCCGGAGATCCGCCAGATTGGACCGGGCACCTGCCCGAAATGCGGTATGACACTCGAGCCGGTGATGCCGGGTCTTGAGGATGAGGACAATCCCGAGCTCGCCGATTTCCGCCGCCGCTTCTGGTGGACGCTGCCGCTGACGGTGATCGTCACCGCGATCGCCATGTCCGGTGGCGTCTTCGATCCGATGCTGGGTGCGGCGCGCCCCTGGGTCGAGCTGGCCCTGGCGACACCGGTCGTGCTCTGGTCCGGTTGGCCGTTCTTCGTGCGCTGCGCGCAGTCGATCGGCAACCGCAGCCCGAACATGTGGACGCTGATTGGACTGGGAGTTGGGGCGGCCTATCTATATAGCGTCGTCGCTACGGTTGCGCCCGAAGTGTTTCCGGCCTCTTTCCGCATGGGCGAACACGTGGCGGTGTATTTCGAGGCAGCAGCGGTGATCATCTCGCTGACGCTGCTCGGCCAGGTGCTGGAGCTGAAGGCGCGCTCGGAGACCGGCGCCGCGATCAAGGCGCTGCTCGGCCTCGCGCCCAAGACCGCGCGGCGCATTCGCGCGGATGGCACCGAAGAGGATATCCCGCTGACCCACGTCCATCCTGGCGACCGGTTGCGCATTCGTCCGGGCGAAAAGGTGCCGGTCGATGGTTCCGTTGCCGAAGGCGAAAGCGCGGTCGATGAATCGATGCTGACCGGCGAGCCGATCCCGGTCACCAAGCGCCCCGGCGACAAGGTGATCGGCGCGACGCTCAACACCAGTGGGGCGCTGGTCATGGTCGCCGAGAAGATCGGCGCACAGACCATGCTGTCGCAGATCGTGCAGATGGTCGCGCAGGCCCAGCGCTCGCGCGCGCCGATGCAACGCCTGGCGGATGTCGTCGCGGGCTGGTTCGTCATCGTCGTCGTGCTCATCGCCCTCACCACGTTCGTGGTGTGGGGGCTCTTCGGACCCCAGCCGAGCTGGGCCTATGGCCTCATCAACGCGGTGGCGGTGCTGATCATCGCCTGCCCCTGCGCACTGGGCCTAGCCACGCCGATGTCGGTGATGGTGGCGACCGGCAAGGCCGCCACCCAGGGCGTGCTGTTTCGCGATGCGGCGGCGATCGAGTCGCTGCGCAAGGTCGACACCCTGATCGTCGACAAGACCGGCACCCTGACCGAAGGACGCCCCGCCTTCCATAGTGTGGTGGCGGCGCCGGGCGGGACGGAGGCCGACGTGCTTCGCATCGCAGCCAGCCTCGATCAGGGTAGCGAGCACCCACTCGCCCAGGCCATCGTGAGCGAGGCTCGCGAGCGCGGTCTCGCGCTCAGCACACCGGACACCTTCGAATCCTCTTCCGGCATCGGCGTGCGCGGCACAGTCGATGGCCAACGTGTGGTTCTGGGGAACACCGCCCTGATGGACGATGAGCGCATCGATTGGCGCGGGCTCGCGGAACGCGCCGAGGCTCTGCGCCTTGAGGGCGCAAGCGTGATGTACCTCGCCGCAGAGGGCGTGCTCGTCGGCCTCATCGCCGTTGCAGATCCGATCAAGGCTTCGACCCCGGAAGCGCTCGATGCGCTGCGGGCGAGCGGGCTCAGGATCATCATGGCCACGGGCGATGGGCTCACCACGGCGCGTGCGGTCGGTGCCCGCCTGGGCATCGACGAGGTCTATGGCGAAGTGAAGCCCGCCGACAAGAATGAGCTCGTCGGCAAACTGCAGGCCGAGGGGCACATCGTCGCCATGGCCGGCGACGGCATCAACGACGCGCCGGCGCTCGCGCGCGCGAATGTGGGTATCGCGATGGGCACGGGGACCGACGTCGCGATGAACAGTGCCCATCTGACTTTGGTCAAGGGTGATCTCCGGGGCATCGCCACCGCACGCAGCATCTCCGTCGCCACCGTGCGCAACATGCACCAGAACCTCGTGTTCGCCTTCCTGTACAACGCAGCGGGTGTGCCGATCGCAGCCGGGGTGCTCTATCCAGCGTTCGGGCTGCTTCTTTCACCGCTGATTGCCGCCCTGGCGATGAGCTTCAGTTCGGCGTCCGTGGTCGGCAACGCGTTGCGCCTCGGACGGAAAAGGATCTGA
- a CDS encoding DUF2933 domain-containing protein, which yields MNTKPAHDPGLPRSVAWYRSPGVIAGLMLAAIALFFLLREHWAHVSGNWVYLILLLCPLMHLFGHGGHHGGHRSNDTDSEKR from the coding sequence ATGAACACAAAGCCTGCTCATGATCCTGGACTCCCTCGATCTGTCGCCTGGTATCGCTCCCCCGGCGTCATCGCCGGCCTGATGCTGGCGGCGATCGCACTGTTCTTCCTGTTGCGCGAACACTGGGCGCATGTGTCGGGCAACTGGGTGTATCTGATCCTGTTGCTGTGTCCCCTGATGCACCTGTTTGGCCATGGAGGACATCACGGCGGGCACCGCAGCAACGACACCGATTCGGAGAAGCGCTGA
- a CDS encoding DUF2933 domain-containing protein, whose translation MKAETEAEPRPSGRAESNLRVRRVFPVFVVLAAVLLIAEHRLHVLGYLPWLILLACPLMHVFMHHGHGHKGKHTPTEDQGNHDA comes from the coding sequence ATGAAAGCCGAGACGGAAGCCGAGCCCCGTCCATCCGGTCGGGCTGAATCGAACTTAAGGGTTCGCCGCGTATTTCCGGTCTTCGTCGTACTGGCGGCCGTTCTCCTTATCGCCGAGCACCGGCTCCATGTGCTCGGCTACCTACCGTGGCTCATCTTGCTTGCGTGCCCCCTGATGCACGTCTTCATGCATCACGGTCACGGCCACAAGGGAAAACACACGCCGACTGAAGACCAAGGTAACCATGATGCGTAA
- a CDS encoding copper-binding protein, translating into MKKTLITTALLALLGGTAPMALAQADHSAHHGGASAPSEADARLADGTVKKLDKPAGKLTIAHGPLESLGMPAMTMVFRAAQPGLLDQVKVGDKIRFSVERVGGVLTVTSLETVQ; encoded by the coding sequence ATGAAGAAGACCCTCATCACCACGGCACTCCTGGCCCTGCTCGGTGGCACCGCTCCGATGGCGTTGGCGCAGGCCGATCACAGCGCCCATCACGGCGGGGCGAGCGCCCCGAGCGAGGCTGACGCCAGGCTGGCCGACGGCACGGTGAAGAAGCTCGACAAGCCGGCCGGCAAGCTCACCATTGCCCATGGCCCGCTCGAGTCGCTGGGCATGCCGGCGATGACCATGGTGTTCCGCGCGGCCCAGCCGGGCCTGCTCGATCAGGTCAAGGTCGGCGACAAGATCCGCTTTTCCGTCGAGAGGGTCGGTGGTGTGCTGACCGTGACGTCTCTCGAAACTGTCCAGTGA
- a CDS encoding TolC family protein: MKSPFAVPSSRLPRPAALALVLAFTLGSGSAWTQGSSDTPALGTSPQALVEYARQRNPGFAAARAEASAAYERVTPAGALPDPTLEVELMDATNTMNGRPASLLPGQVGETRYRITQPLPGWGKRDLAVKAAEAQATQADAMRDAAWAELAAKIETLWLRYYAADRERVLNREGLTLLQSLEELALARYALGLLPQQAVLRMQREITSQRLALVEVEQRRKGLATGLNGLLGRAHDAPLAAPADPPLLPEGLAPGALFEAAAGTNPEVQVAANDIDVARAGRERTYRDRLPDFAVGVTNNRPYEGKSSWDVMFEVMIPLQQSSRRAREREAEYMLMAAEARREDARARASGELGTAWSMYAQGRETLRLLEHTLLPQAQATRDASQAALSSGKVDFDSVIEAERQLIDIRTQRLKAELDTRLALTEIKKLTGDLK, from the coding sequence ATGAAATCCCCGTTCGCAGTACCCTCATCCCGCCTGCCCCGTCCTGCAGCGCTTGCACTGGTGTTGGCATTCACACTGGGAAGCGGCAGTGCCTGGACCCAGGGCTCGTCCGATACTCCGGCGCTCGGCACGAGCCCCCAGGCGCTGGTTGAATATGCGCGCCAACGCAACCCCGGCTTTGCCGCCGCCCGCGCGGAAGCGTCCGCAGCGTATGAGCGCGTGACCCCTGCGGGTGCGCTGCCCGACCCGACGCTCGAGGTCGAGCTGATGGACGCCACCAACACCATGAACGGGCGCCCGGCCTCGCTGCTGCCCGGCCAGGTGGGGGAGACGCGCTACCGCATCACCCAGCCGCTGCCCGGGTGGGGCAAGCGCGACCTGGCGGTGAAGGCCGCCGAGGCGCAGGCGACCCAGGCCGATGCGATGCGTGACGCCGCCTGGGCCGAGCTTGCGGCGAAGATCGAGACGCTGTGGTTGCGCTACTACGCCGCCGACCGCGAGCGGGTCCTCAACCGCGAGGGGCTGACCCTGCTGCAAAGCCTGGAAGAGCTTGCACTGGCCCGTTACGCGCTGGGTCTGCTGCCGCAGCAGGCGGTGTTGCGCATGCAGCGCGAGATCACCTCCCAGCGCCTCGCGCTGGTCGAGGTCGAGCAGCGCCGCAAGGGCCTCGCGACGGGGCTCAATGGCCTGCTCGGCCGCGCGCACGACGCGCCGCTCGCCGCGCCCGCCGATCCGCCGCTCCTGCCCGAGGGGCTGGCGCCAGGTGCCCTGTTCGAGGCGGCCGCCGGTACCAACCCGGAGGTCCAGGTCGCCGCCAACGACATCGACGTCGCCCGCGCCGGGCGCGAGCGCACCTACCGCGACCGCCTGCCGGACTTCGCCGTCGGCGTGACCAACAACCGGCCGTACGAAGGCAAGTCCTCGTGGGATGTGATGTTCGAGGTGATGATCCCGCTGCAGCAGTCCAGCCGTCGCGCCAGGGAGCGCGAAGCCGAGTACATGCTGATGGCGGCCGAGGCACGGCGCGAGGACGCCAGGGCGCGCGCGTCGGGGGAGCTCGGCACCGCCTGGTCGATGTACGCGCAGGGCCGCGAAACCTTGCGCCTGCTCGAACATACGCTGCTGCCGCAGGCGCAGGCCACGCGGGATGCCAGTCAGGCCGCGCTCAGCAGCGGCAAGGTCGACTTCGACAGCGTGATCGAAGCCGAGCGCCAGCTCATCGACATCCGGACTCAACGCTTGAAGGCCGAGCTCGACACGCGCCTGGCGCTGACCGAAATCAAGAAACTGACGGGGGATTTGAAGTGA